One Salvia splendens isolate huo1 chromosome 12, SspV2, whole genome shotgun sequence genomic window carries:
- the LOC121757569 gene encoding uncharacterized protein LOC121757569, producing the protein MELEVVRVLDNEQGQQEQGQRRGGWQRLKLALNSQQKNHIAQFLLQRSKAGVLPRGSFTEAAKRFNIHKRTAQRIWQISKEQIDRGEPVMMQGKATCYQHKYKLMLDEDKFRNLSMLERSTIRKVASKMEVSKTTIGRFLKSNQSKPHPSVVKPTLTETNKITRMKWCLAHIQPTQVEDVSYRSCKSKRFITKVMFMAAVSRPLCGPDGEIIFDGKIGLFPFTDQVPAKRSSKNRPKGTIETKPIQSIAKEVMTACLLKQIIPTIKAKWPANASKKIFIQQDNVKPHLRVVDQQFESLASTDGFEFHLISQPPNSPDTNVLDLGYFRAIQSLQNDKIATCLDDLLRNVFTSFEELSPQTLNRVSIHHIAKLFDSNIRSAWEEWLQDPSFKQGQSAQNRGAAFTTSG; encoded by the exons ATGGAGCTTGAGGTGGTCCGAGTGTTGGACAATGAGCAGGGGCAGCAGGAGCAGGGGCAGCGGCGGGGTGGATGGCAGCGGCTTAAATTAGCATTGAACAGCCAACAAAAAAACCACATTGCGCAGTTTCTTCTACAGCGAAGTAAGGCTGGAGTGCTGCCAAGAGGTTCTTTTACAGAGGCAGCCAAAAGATTCAACATCCATAAAAGGACAGCACAGAGAATTTGGCAGATCAGCAAGGAGCAAATAGACAGAGGGGAACCTGTCATGATGCAAGGCAAAGCAACATGTTATCAACACAAATATAAACTCATGCTAGATGAAGACAAGTTTAGAAACCTGTCCATGCTTGAGAGATCAACCATAAGGAAGGTTGCTTCTAAGATGGAAGTAAGCAAGACAACAATTGGTAGATTTCTTAAGAGTAATCAGTCGAAACCTCATCCAAGTGTTGTCAAGCCTACACTGACTGAAACCAACAAAATTACAAGGATGAAATGGTGTCTTGCTCATATTCAGCCAACACAAGTTGAAG ATGTTTCATACAGGTCCTGTAAGTCTAAGAGATTCATCACTAAAGTGATGTTCATGGCTGCTGTCAGTAGGCCACTTTGTGGGCCTGATGGGGAAATCATATTCGATGGTAAAATAGGCTTATTCCCATTCACAGACCAAGTACCAGCCAAAAGAAGTTCAAAGAACAGGCCAAAAGGGACAATTGAGACAAAGCCTATTCAATCCATTGCCAAGGAAGTCATGACAGCTTGTCTCCTAAAACAG ATTATACCAACAATCAAGGCCAAATGGCCAGCCAATGCAAGCAAGAAGATTTTCATCCAGCAAGATAATGTCAAACCTCACCTAAGAGTTGTTGACCAACAGTTTGAGTCACTTGCTAGTACTGATGGGTTTGAGTTCCATCTAATTAGCCAACCACCCAACTCCCCAGACACAAATGTGTTAGACCTTGGGTATTTCAGGGCAATACAATCACTTCAAAATGACAAGATAGCCACATGTTTAGATGACTTGCTGAGGAATGTGTTTACCTCATTTGAAGAACTCTCACCACAAACTCTCAATAGAGTGAGTATTCATCACATTGCAAAGCTGTTTGACAGCAATATTAGAAGTGCATGGGAAGAATGGCTACAAGATCCCTCATTTAAACAAGGACAGAGTGCACAGAACAGAGGGGCTGCCTTTACAACTTCAGGTTGA
- the LOC121759266 gene encoding histidine--tRNA ligase, cytoplasmic-like — translation MAAGRRTVTLGGKGSSLTSSAVFDVASGLARVIIDSSALSRRSSTSTSSAAKFSFTIPDYFTAKEATASVILLLNKLLLSSSSSASACAHLVEILESNALGLDYTLDNVASDELATVDYSAAAIVGVSAILDHRSSTLVPIADAVAALSCEALRADVSPFNLMDSGDGSTTKDAVAVAADFKVFFNGSKLVNSEKKLSHSSMAEIPLLHGDFRDVSRSLHSKTRVQLNSGFGAGSVKVLSMSLGNLASALSYLGINSILRTELLLSGSISDVELCSRLSEMVAAKCLLPALEELHSSSQAARLQEDYLLFVHKIYELLDVVRDIVSWEATAAFISLGGSEIFGYRILGDNGSLSESSIGDNVKADKKSEKKKKKVVMGKGTIALMQFIKDRLLGGASKYDLEKCAQDFQSLLDPEGPCFDDLLAKLKEIVETNESRRLPKLPKGTRDFAKEQMAVREKAFSIITEVFKRHGATALDTPVFEMRETLMGKYGEDSKLIYDLADQGGELCSLRYDLTVPFARYVAMNGLTSFKRYQIAKVYRRDNPSKGRYREFYQCDFDFAGQFEKMLPDFEVIKILTELLDELAIGDYEVKLNHRKLLDGMLAICGVPQEKFRTICSSIDKLDKQTFEQVKKEMVEEKGVTEETANKIGTFVKNRGSPMELLSKLKQEGSEFLSNSEAEIALNELEILFKALLKSKCINKVVFDLSLARGLDYYTGVIFETVFKGGAQVGSIAAGGRYDNLIGMFGTKQVPAVGVSLGIERVFSIMEQLQNDQEIRATETQVLVSILGDDISLGAELASELWDAKLKAEVMVNKRVIKHIDRARGSKIPYMAIVGDQELSKGVVKLKDVTAATEDEVQRIELVAELQRRLNISP, via the exons ATGGCGGCAGGGAGACGCACGGTGACTCTCGGCGGAAAAGGCTCTTCCCTGACGTCATCCGCCGTGTTCGACGTCGCAAGCGGCTTAGCTCGCGTCATCATTGATTCCTCAGCACTCTCTCGTCGCTCCTCTACTTCTACCAGTTCCGCCGCAAAGTTCTCGTTTACGATTCCCGATTATTTCACTGCGAAGGAAGCTACGGCTTCTGTAATTCTCCTATTGAACAAGCTGTTgctctcttcctcttcttccgcCTCCGCCTGTGCTCATTTGGTCGAAATTCTCGAATCGAATGCCCTGGGTTTGGATTATACACTCGACAATGTTGCATCAGATGAATTGGCTACGGTTGATTACTCTGCTGCTGCGATCGTCGGCGTTTCAGCAATCCTGGATCACCGCTCTTCCACATTGGTCCCTATTGCTGATGCCGTTGCAGCTCTATCGTGTGAGGCTCTGCGAGCTGACGTGTCGCCGTTTAACTTGATGGACTCCGGAGATGGTTCGACGACCAAGGACGCCGTTGCTGTAGCAGCTGATTTTAAGGTATTTTTTAACGGTTCGAAGCTGGTTAATTCGGAGAAGAAGCTTTCGCACTCTTCCATGGCGGAGATTCCGTTGCTCCATGGGGATTTCAGGGATGTTTCTCGATCGCTCCACTCGAAAACTAGAGTTCAGTTAAATTCTGGATTCGGAGCTGGCTCGGTGAAGGTTTTGTCGATGTCATTGGGGAATTTGGCTTCGGCTCTGTCTTATTTGGGGATTAATAGCATTCTTCGCACCGAGCTTCTTCTCTCGGGTTCAATTTCTGATGTAGAGTTGTGTTCTCGTCTGTCGGAAATGGTGGCAGCTAAATGCTTGCTCCCTGCTCTGGAAGAGCTGCACTCATCTTCTCAAGCTGCTCGTTTGCAAGAGGATTATCTGTTGTTCGTCCATAAAATTTATGAATTACTTGATGTGGTGAGGGATATAGTTTCGTGGGAGGCTACAGCAGCGTTCATTTCACTTGGGGGAAGCGAAATTTTTGGCTATAGAATTCTTGGAGACAATGGGAGTTTGAGTGAGTCTTCAATTGGAGATAATGTTAAAGCTGATAAGAAGAgtgagaaaaagaagaagaaagttgTTATGGGGAAGGGAACTATTGCTCTGATGCAGTTTATCAAGGATAGGTTGCTTGGCGGAGCTTCAAAATATGACTTGGAAAAATGCGCTCAGGATTTCCAGTCATTACTAGATCCGGAAGGACCGTGTTTTGATGATCTCCTCGCGAAGCTGAAAGAGATTGTGGAAACCAATGAAAGTCGAAGGCTTCCGAAACTACCCAAG GGTACCCGTGATTTTGCAAAAGAGCAGATGGCAGTTAGAGAGAAAGCTTTCTCAATTATAACTGAGGTTTTCAAAAGACATGGTGCTACGGCTTTAGACACCCCGGTCTTTGAAATGAGAGAGACTCTTATGGGAAAGTATGGAGAAGACTCAAAGTTGATCTATGACCTTGCCGATCAG GGTGGAGAACTCTGTTCACTCCGATATGACCTGACAGTTCCTTTTGCTCGATATGTTGCTATGAATGGCTTGACATCATTCAAAAGGTACCAGATAGCAAAAGTTTACAGAAGGGACAATCCATCAAAGGGACGGTATCGTGAATTCTATCAATGTGACTTTGATTTTGCTGGTCAATTTGAAAAAATGTTGCCAGACTTTGAGGTCATAAAAATCTTGACAGAGTTGCTTGATGAGCTAGCTATTGGTGATTACGAG GTGAAGCTAAATCACCGGAAGTTACTTGATGGCATGTTGGCTATCTGTGGGGTGCCACAGGAAAAATTTAGAACTATTTGTTCCAGTATTGACAAGCTAGACAAGCAAACATTTGAGCAGGTTAAAAAGGAAATG GTGGAAGAAAAAGGTGTAACTGAGGAGACAGCCAATAAAATTGGAACTTTTGTTAAAAACAGAGGATCGCCTATGGAGTTATTGTCCAAGTTAAAGCAGGAAGGCAGTGAGTTCTTATCAAACAGTGAAGCTGAGATTGCATTGAATGAATTGGAGATTTTATTTAAAGCTCTACTGAAGTCCAAGTGTATAAACAAAGTAGTTTTCGACTTGAGTCTTGCAAGGGGTCTGGATTACTACACTGGAGTCATATTTGAAACTGTTTTTAAAGGGGGTGCACAg GTCGGTTCAATCGCTGCTGGTGGACGCTACGACAATCTTATAGGGATGTTTGGCACAAAGCAAGTTCCTGCTGTTGGCGTCAGCTTAGGAATAGAGAGAGTATTTTCTATTATGGAACAACTCCAAAATGACCAG GAAATCCGAGCAACAGAAACACAAGTCCTGGTGAGCATCCTAGGTGACGACATATCACTAGGCGCTGAACTAGCAAGTGAGTTGTGGGATGCCAAGCTGAAGGCTGAAGTTATGGTGAATAAGAGAGTAATCAAACACATCGACCGTGCCAGAGGGTCCAAGATCCCGTACATGGCGATAGTAGGCGACCAGGAGCTTAGCAAAGGTGTCGTGAAACTGAAAGATGTCACGGCCGCAACTGAGGATGAAGTCCAGAGAATTGAACTCGTGGCAGAGCTACAGAGACGGTTGAACATCTCACCATAA
- the LOC121759121 gene encoding protein MAK16 homolog, with protein sequence MQHDEVIWQVIRHKHCSFMAKIETGIFCRNPYNVTGICNRSSCPLANSRYATIRDHDGVFYLYMKTIERAHMPNKLWERVKIPRNYAKALEIIDKHMMYWPKLLVHKTKQRLTKMTQMRIRMRKLALKTREKIMTVPTKQKKREARREEKAEKAALLEKSIEKELLERLKKGVYDDIYNYPVDKYNEILDKEEVGKATISEDEEEEEPVIEYVEGYEELEEEDDMEDFGGLAIRDDYDNANLNDDDDDDDDDEEEEGNASVAYKRGRKSSARKLAKEEPAAKSKKKIKVQVEVEHEDAVERQRAVY encoded by the exons ATGCAGCACGATGAGGTCATCTGGCAAGTCATCAGGCATAAACACTGCAGTTTCATGGCCAA AATTGAAACTGGGATTTTCTGTCGGAATCCTTACAACGTGACCGGGATCTGCAATCGGAGCTCCTGCCCTCTCGCTAACAGTCGATACGCCACTATAAGGGATCATGACG GAGTGTTTTATTTGTACATGAAGACTATCGAAAGGGCGCATATGCCGAATAAATTATGGGAAAGAGTTAAAATACCGAGAAATTATGCAAAAGCCCTTGAGATTATTGACAAGCACATG ATGTACTGGCCGAAGTTATTGGTACACAAAACAAAGCAAAGATTAACTAAGATGACACAGATGCGGATACGCATGAGAAAACTAGCTTTGAAGACAAG AGAGAAAATTATGACAGTGccaacaaaacaaaagaaaagggaAGCTCGTAGAGAGGAAAAGGCTGAGAAGGCAGCACTTTTGGAGAAA AGTATTGAAAAGGAGTTACTCGAGCGCCTCAAGAAAGGAGTGTATGATGATATCTATAACTACCCCGTTGATAAATACAATGAAATCCTTGATAAGGAAGAAGTTGGAAAGGCAACTATTAGTGAAGATGAAGAGGAGGAG GAACCGGTGATAGAATACGTTGAGGGCTATGAGGAACTCGAAGAGGAGGATGATATGGAAGATTTCGGTGGTCTTGCTATCAGAGACGATTATGATAATG CTAATttgaatgatgatgatgatgatgatgatgatgatgaagaagaagaaggaaatgCATCTGTTGCTTATAAGAGAGGGAGGAAGAGCTCTGCAAGAAAGCTGGCGAAAGAAGAACCAGCGGCCAAATCTAAGAAGAAAATTAAAGTCCAAGTCGAG GTTGAACACGAAGACGCAGTTGAAAGACAGAGAGCTGTGTATTGA